One genomic segment of Gopherus flavomarginatus isolate rGopFla2 chromosome 11, rGopFla2.mat.asm, whole genome shotgun sequence includes these proteins:
- the LOC127031184 gene encoding olfactory receptor 10A7-like translates to MANPEQMNQTVLTEFILLGFGNLPELQTLLFLLFLIIYISTVAGNVLIFALVVADQHLHTPMYIFLGNLSCLEICCSSTILSRMLAGLLTGDRTISFAGCITQYYFFCSIIGTECLLLLVMSYDRYLAICNPLHYAARMSGRACLQLAGGSWIGGIIGSGISALSISQLTFCGPNVIDHLFCDLIPLLKISCNDPHLMETLAVTLILLFSLVPFLLILMSYICIIATILRIPSATGRQKAFSTCSSHLIVVSIYYATLLTVYMFPTTNILSDFKKVLSVIYTVLTPLVNPLIYSLRNKEVQEALKKACRKCKFGSC, encoded by the coding sequence ATGGCGAACCCAGAACAAATGAATCAAACGGTTCTCACAGAATTCATCCTACTaggatttgggaatctccctgagCTACAGACTCTTCTTTTCCTGCTGTTTCTCATCATCTACATCTCAACCGTGGCCGGGAACGTCCTGATCTTTGCactagttgtggctgatcagcaccttcacacccccatgtacatcttcctggggaacttgtcctgcttggagattTGCTGCTCCTCCACCATCCTGTCCAGGATGCTGGCTGGTCTCCTGACAGGGGACAGGACTATTTCATTTGCTGGCTGCATCAcacaatattatttcttttgttctaTAATTGGTACAGAATGCCTTCTCCTGTTGGTGATGTCTTACGATCGGTATTTAGCGATTTGCAATCCACTGCACTATGCAGCCCGTATGAGTGGCAGGGCCTGCCTTCAGCTTGCAGGTGGTTCTTGGATAGGTGGCATCATAGGTAGTGGCATATCAGCATTGTCAATATCTCAGTTAACATTCTGTGGCCCCAACGTTATTGATCATTTATTTTGTGATCTCATCCCCCTTCTAAAAATTTCCTGCAATGATCCACACCTGATGGAAACTTTGGCTGTCACACTTATCTTGCTTTTCTCATTGGTCCCGTTCCTACTTATCTTGATGTCCTACATCTGTATCATtgccaccatcctgagaatcccatCCGCCACTGggaggcaaaaggccttttccacctgctcctcccacctcattgtggtgagCATTTATTATGCAACTCTGCTGACTGTCTATATGTTCCCAACCACCAACATCCTGAGCGACTTCAAGAAAGTTCTGTCTGTCATCTACACCGTCCTGACTCCCCTGGtcaatcccctcatctacagcctgagaaacaaagaggttcAGGAGGCCCTGAAGAAAGCTTGCAGGAAATGCAAGTTTGGATCATGCTAA